The following DNA comes from Vicinamibacterales bacterium.
TGAACGTCGCGCTCACGCCGAAGTTCGGCATCAGCTCGTGGTCGAGGCCCAACAGCACTTCCTGCGTGCGCGGGGTGGAGTAGCTGCCGATCTTGTTGTTCGTCTCCAGCTTGCTCGGGTTGTTGGGGTCGAACCCATAGTAGCCGACCGGTCCGAGGCCATACTGGATCTCGTTCGGATCCGCGATGTGATTCCCGTTCAGATCGGTGGCGTAGTAGTAAATGCCGGTGTACTGAATCGTCGAGATCGCTCCCGCCGCGCCATTGCCCAGCTGCGAGGCGAACATCGAATAGCTCGCGCGCAGGATGGACTTACGGTTCTCATCGAGCGCGTAGGTCATGCCAACCTTGGGCACGACCGAACTCCAGACGATGGCGTCCTTGACAGCAGTCGCGGTGACCGACGGCAGCAGAGTGGGAAGCACAGTGCTCCCCGGCACGGTGGCGGCTTCGAGCGAGCTGGCCTGGCGATCCCAGCGCAGGCCGCCGACGACCGTCATGCGATTCATCGTCCAGGTGTCCGAGACGTAGGCATTGGAGTACGAGCCGCTGGCGAAGTTCGCCCAATCGCGACGGACATAGGCGAGCATGTCCGGGTAGCCGTTGGCATACGTGAGGATGCCGTTGCCCGGATAGGTGTCGGTCGACTGCACCTCGGCCTTCTTCCAGCCGAAGCCGTACTTCAGCTCGTGATGCCCCTTGAAGAAGCTGCCGTCGGCGAGCATCGTGTTTTGCGGGCGGTTGGACTTGTAGAGATCGGTGGTGCCGTGCTGAACGCCGGCATCGTCGGTGTACTGCTGCTTGTCGAGGCCGCCTTCAGGGGCCAGCTGAAATCCGCTCGAAATGTGAGCGCCCTTCACCGACAGGAATGCATTGCTGCCGAGGACGAAGTTCATTTCGCCCTTATACATGTTGGTCGGGCCCGACTGGTCGTAGGTCGTTTCCGGCGGGTGGGTTGCGCTGGCGCCTCGACCGAACTTGTCCTTGTCGCCGCGGAAGTAGGTGAAGTTGGCGCGCACGGCCTTCGACAGCTGACCAATCACCTTCAGCCCGTCGTCCTGCAGCTCGGTGCGATCGTGATAGCCGGTCAGCGTAATCAAATCGATGTGCGTCTTGGCCATCGATCCCCACGCCCACAGCTTGTCCTTGAGGATCGGGCCGCCCAGCTCGAAGCCGTAGTCCTTGTACTGGTCGATCCGATTGCCCTTGCCGTCGGTGCCGCCGATGCTGGCGGCGAGGTCGGGGGGCATGTTGTTCGACTCGAGGCTCTCGTTCTCGAAGTAGATGCGGGTCGAACCGTGCGGCGTGTTGCTGCCGCTCTTCATCACCATGTTCATCTGCACGCCTGGCGTGGCGTTGGACACGTCGGCGCCGCCGGTCGTGACCTGCATTTCCTGGAACATGTCGAAGTCGTAGTAGGTCGTGCTGGATCCGGTCGCCGCCATGTCGGTGAACGCGATGCCGTCGATGTTCCAGGTGTTGTCGGCGCCGCTCGCCCCCTTGGCCTGGTAGCCCGGCTGCTGGCCGGACTCGCCGCCGCCGACGTTGACGCGATCGAGCACGATGCCGGGCACCGTCTGCATGACGACCCACGGATCGCGTGACGACGGAATGTTCTGCAGCTCCTCGATGCTGACGTTCGTCGAGGTCGTCATCTTCTTGACGTCGACGATCGGTGATTCGCCGGTGACCTGCACCTGCGTCGAGACGCCCGCGATCGAAAGAGAGAATCTCAGGGGCACACTCGCGCCTGTGGCCACCACCAGACTCTTGTTCAAGTAGTCGCTGAAGCCGGCGAGTTTCGCGTTGACGGTATAAGTTCCGGGGGCGAGATTGAGAAAGTGCGCTTCACCGAGTGCATCGGTGACAGCCGAGTGGGTTTCGGGGCCGCTGATGTCGACGGTGACCCCTGGGAGAATAGCGCCGGTGCTGTCAGTGACGGTGGTATCGATCCGGCCCGACGATACTTGCGCGGTCGATGGCGCTGCAGAGACGCCCCAGAAAAGGACGCACAACGCCATCAGTCTTGCGAGTCGAGAACTCATCATCCATCCTCCGAGATAGAAGAAGACCCGAGGTTTCGCAAACGGACGGTGTTCGAAGTCGAACGCCCAACTATGGTCCCCGTCCTGGGGAAAAGCAAGGGCTAACGCGGAAGAGTTAGCGGCCGAATCGGTCGAAGATGTCGACCAGCTCGGCCAGGCGTGCGCTACGATCCGGCTCTCCCTTTTCGACGCCCGCCGGCACGCAGGTTTCGACGTGGTTCCGGAAGACGGCCAGAGAGATGCGGTTCAGCGCCGCCTCGGCGGCGGAGAGCTGCTGGAGGATTTCGATGCAGAGACGAGGCTCCTGGACCATCCGGCGGATGCCGCGCACCTGACCTTCGATACGGTTCAGACGCGTGACGATTGCCTGTTGTTGGGCCTCGTCGAGCATGGGCTTA
Coding sequences within:
- a CDS encoding TonB-dependent receptor, translated to MSSRLARLMALCVLFWGVSAAPSTAQVSSGRIDTTVTDSTGAILPGVTVDISGPETHSAVTDALGEAHFLNLAPGTYTVNAKLAGFSDYLNKSLVVATGASVPLRFSLSIAGVSTQVQVTGESPIVDVKKMTTSTNVSIEELQNIPSSRDPWVVMQTVPGIVLDRVNVGGGESGQQPGYQAKGASGADNTWNIDGIAFTDMAATGSSTTYYDFDMFQEMQVTTGGADVSNATPGVQMNMVMKSGSNTPHGSTRIYFENESLESNNMPPDLAASIGGTDGKGNRIDQYKDYGFELGGPILKDKLWAWGSMAKTHIDLITLTGYHDRTELQDDGLKVIGQLSKAVRANFTYFRGDKDKFGRGASATHPPETTYDQSGPTNMYKGEMNFVLGSNAFLSVKGAHISSGFQLAPEGGLDKQQYTDDAGVQHGTTDLYKSNRPQNTMLADGSFFKGHHELKYGFGWKKAEVQSTDTYPGNGILTYANGYPDMLAYVRRDWANFASGSYSNAYVSDTWTMNRMTVVGGLRWDRQASSLEAATVPGSTVLPTLLPSVTATAVKDAIVWSSVVPKVGMTYALDENRKSILRASYSMFASQLGNGAAGAISTIQYTGIYYYATDLNGNHIADPNEIQYGLGPVGYYGFDPNNPSKLETNNKIGSYSTPRTQEVLLGLDHELMPNFGVSATFTYRYYDHFDWSPLIGVTRADYTQTGTLTGNVDPIGQFSVPYYALNPAKVPPGAGTVYEERNGYHQRYVGFELSATKRLANHWMGRFGFSTNDHREYFDDPNTSITDPTPTLAHPNVDGGRVITASGGSGKSNIYLVLPSYQFVANGMYQAGWGINFGANWVMRQGYAMPYFRSNVNAGDPLGLKKVLVVGDVTDFRLPAVSSLDLRLEKAISFGRSAKLMLDLDGFNVTNSGTVLGQQYDLRLTGATGFNQVLEIMDPRIFRVGARFTF
- a CDS encoding metal-sensitive transcriptional regulator, with translation MLDEAQQQAIVTRLNRIEGQVRGIRRMVQEPRLCIEILQQLSAAEAALNRISLAVFRNHVETCVPAGVEKGEPDRSARLAELVDIFDRFGR